A portion of the Nitratidesulfovibrio termitidis HI1 genome contains these proteins:
- the ald gene encoding alanine dehydrogenase, producing the protein MHVGILKEIKVLENRVAMTPAGVVAMRAHGHLVMVETGAGIGAGFADAEYVAAGATMTDARTIFSQCEMVMHVKEPQPSEYGLLRKDQILFTYLHLAADEEQTHALVAARNVNIAYETIQKADGSLPLLTPMSEVAGRMAIQQAAKYLEIPTGGMGKLMGGVPGVEPAVVVVIGGGIVGINAAKMACGLGATVYLLDKNLDRLRYLSDVMPANCITMMSGPYAIRKLLPQADVVIGAVLVPGAKTPHLVTREDLKLMRKGAILVDVAIDQGGCFETSRPTTHAEPVYVVDGVNHYCVANIPGAVAMTSTAALTNATLPYALAIADLGWKEACRRHEDIRKGLNVVNGKITYPAVAEAFGLPHVPAAEML; encoded by the coding sequence ATGCACGTCGGCATTCTGAAAGAGATCAAGGTGCTGGAAAACCGTGTGGCCATGACGCCAGCGGGCGTGGTCGCCATGCGTGCCCATGGCCATCTGGTGATGGTGGAAACCGGGGCGGGGATCGGCGCGGGCTTTGCCGATGCCGAATACGTGGCCGCCGGGGCGACCATGACCGACGCGCGGACCATCTTCAGCCAGTGTGAGATGGTCATGCACGTCAAGGAACCGCAGCCCTCGGAATACGGGCTGCTGCGCAAGGACCAGATACTGTTCACCTACCTGCATCTGGCCGCGGACGAGGAACAGACCCACGCCCTGGTGGCCGCGCGCAACGTGAACATCGCCTACGAAACCATCCAGAAGGCGGACGGTTCGCTGCCGCTGCTTACGCCCATGTCCGAGGTGGCGGGCCGCATGGCCATCCAGCAGGCCGCCAAGTACCTGGAAATACCCACCGGGGGCATGGGCAAGCTGATGGGCGGGGTGCCCGGCGTGGAGCCTGCCGTGGTGGTGGTCATCGGCGGGGGCATCGTGGGCATCAACGCGGCCAAGATGGCCTGCGGCCTTGGCGCCACGGTGTACCTGCTGGACAAGAACCTGGACCGGCTGCGCTACCTCAGCGACGTGATGCCCGCCAACTGCATCACCATGATGTCCGGCCCCTATGCCATCCGCAAGCTGCTGCCCCAGGCCGACGTGGTCATCGGGGCGGTGCTGGTGCCCGGCGCCAAGACGCCCCACCTGGTCACCCGCGAAGACCTGAAGCTGATGCGCAAGGGCGCGATCCTGGTGGACGTGGCCATCGACCAGGGCGGCTGCTTCGAAACCTCGCGCCCCACCACCCATGCCGAGCCGGTATACGTGGTGGACGGCGTGAACCACTACTGCGTGGCCAACATACCCGGCGCTGTGGCCATGACATCCACCGCCGCACTGACCAACGCCACCCTTCCCTATGCCCTGGCCATCGCCGACCTGGGCTGGAAGGAAGCCTGCCGCCGCCACGAGGACATCCGCAAGGGCCTCAACGTGGTGAACGGCAAGATCACCTACCCGGCAGTGGCGGAAGCCTTCGGGCTGCCGCACGTACCGGCGGCAGAGATGTTGTAG
- a CDS encoding ABC transporter ATP-binding protein: protein MQDAARPRTKIEVCNLTKRFGELLVLNDISFSVAEGEFVAIVGPTGCGKTTFLNTLSCLLPASSGQILIDGTPANPKRHNISYVFQEPTCLPWRTVRENVAYGMEVKGRPRKEIDERLDHILDLVGLTQCADLYPNQISASMQQRIAVSRAFAVDPDLLLMDEPYGQLDVKLRFYLEDELVNLWRKLQSTVLFITHNIEEAVYVSERILVLSNKPTRIKAEVKVDLPRPRDFMDPEFVRIREHVTDLIRWW from the coding sequence GTGCAAGACGCCGCCAGACCACGGACCAAGATCGAAGTGTGCAACCTTACCAAGCGGTTCGGTGAACTGCTGGTGCTCAACGATATCTCCTTCTCTGTGGCAGAGGGCGAATTCGTGGCCATCGTCGGCCCCACGGGCTGCGGAAAGACCACCTTTCTCAACACCCTGTCCTGCCTGCTGCCCGCATCGAGCGGACAGATCCTCATCGACGGCACCCCCGCCAACCCCAAGCGGCACAACATCTCCTACGTCTTTCAGGAACCCACCTGCCTGCCCTGGCGCACCGTGCGCGAAAACGTGGCCTACGGCATGGAGGTCAAGGGACGCCCCCGCAAGGAGATCGACGAGCGCCTGGACCATATCCTGGACCTGGTGGGGCTGACCCAGTGCGCCGACCTGTACCCCAACCAGATATCCGCCAGCATGCAGCAGCGCATCGCGGTTTCGCGCGCCTTCGCCGTGGACCCGGACCTGCTGCTGATGGACGAGCCCTACGGCCAGCTGGACGTGAAGTTGCGGTTCTACCTGGAGGACGAACTGGTGAACCTGTGGCGCAAGCTGCAAAGCACGGTGCTGTTCATCACCCACAACATCGAGGAAGCGGTCTACGTTTCCGAGCGCATCCTTGTGCTGTCCAACAAGCCCACCCGCATCAAGGCGGAGGTGAAGGTGGACCTGCCCCGCCCGCGCGACTTCATGGATCCGGAATTCGTACGCATCCGCGAGCACGTCACGGATCTCATCAGATGGTGGTAA